The Streptococcus downei MFe28 DNA window CTTCCAAGACATCCTGAGACTTGATAATTTCCTTATAGTCATTAACCAAGTCGGTTCCTACTTGGATGTCCTGATAATTGATGGAATTATTGTTGCTACTATTAACCACATAGACTCGGGTGGCAGAGGTATAGGTTTTAGGAATGATAAATACACTAACAAACAGGGCCACGAAGCCAAACAGTAGGGCCACGAAAATAATTAAAAATTTTCGGTTCCATAATTTCTTAAGTAGGGCGAATACATCAATTTCAAATGATGCATTATCTGCTGAAGTCATAGGTTCTCCTTTTGATTGTGATAGTTAAGGGAGCATGATAGGCCATCATGAAAGCTTTGACCTTATTGGCCTTATCCCAGCCTAAAAATTCATGTGGGACCAAGGATTCTTAGAGAAAATTGCCAAAGTCCAATCAGCTTTCCTTAATTAGTTTTATCCTCGAGAAGGGCTTGCATATTCTCCTTGAAGAGGGCTTGAGCTCTAGCTTGGCCATAGGTCTTAGCAACTAAGTCATAGGCCTCTTTCATATAAGGGGGGCGCTTATCAAGGTTATGCATGTCGCTAGCAATACAGTGAACGAGGTCTGCTTCCAAAAAGTAGCGTCCCCTTTGCTTAAAGACCTTCTCCTTGTCGCCAAAGAGTTTGGGCTTGAGGACATGATTGCTGTTGACTTGAGTATAACAGCCCATGTTGATAATTTCCTGAACACGGTCAGGTTTATTTTCTAGGGCATTGTAGCGTTCAATATGAGCAACAAGGGGAGTGATTCCCAACATTAAGACCTTGGTCAGGGCCTGGTGGATATCTCGCCAAGGTGTTGTCATACTAAATTCAATCAAGGCATAGCGACTACCGTCCATGGTTGGAACAAGATTTTTCTCTAATTTCTGACGAAGATCTTCTGTGTAATAGAGTTCTCCCCCATAGAGAATGCTTAGGTCGGGGAATTTTTTCTCAGCCGCTTCTTTGACCTTTAAAAAGTTGGCATGAATTTTTTCCTCTGGCGTTTCAAACATATCCTTACGCCGATGCGAGGTTGAAACAAGGAT harbors:
- the cps4B gene encoding capsular polysaccharide biosynthesis protein Cps4B → MIDIHSHIVFDVDDGPKSLEESLNLISESYRQGVRILVSTSHRRKDMFETPEEKIHANFLKVKEAAEKKFPDLSILYGGELYYTEDLRQKLEKNLVPTMDGSRYALIEFSMTTPWRDIHQALTKVLMLGITPLVAHIERYNALENKPDRVQEIINMGCYTQVNSNHVLKPKLFGDKEKVFKQRGRYFLEADLVHCIASDMHNLDKRPPYMKEAYDLVAKTYGQARAQALFKENMQALLEDKTN